The nucleotide window GTGGTGATCCAATCTCCCCAGTGCCGTTGTAAGAGGTGATGTTCGAGGGAAGTTTTGGCGCATCCTTGGCATGGATGTTCCTTTGTGAGGCGATGATTTGTGGCATGGTTGATGCCTTTGGATCGTCCCACCAAGCGCGTTCCATCTCTACCACGATGATATTCGACTCCTCTATGTACTTGCCCAGCTTCTTATCCCAATTCCAGTTCCGGTATGCATTCCGTGAAAGATAGAGATAAATGCGCTCATCAGTGTCGAAGAAGATATTAACATCAATGGTGGGGATATATGTTCCCTTCGGCGCCGTCTGACCCTTTGCAAGACTCTGCGGTGGCAGCATCTGCTTCTCGTCcatgatgaggttgacaTCGTGATAGTCGGGATCGAAAGGGTAGTAGTCAATCGGCTTAGACTCAATTTCCCTAAACGGTCCCGTCGGCGAACGAGAGACAGCCACGCCAATTTTAGACGGCTCTTCAAAGTCCGAGTATCGGAAGTAATCCTTTGCCAGGTCCTCCCGCAACCGgccagcaaagaagaaaaagtacCATCCGGTTTTCTCATTGTAGTATGTCTCGGGAGCCCAGTACCAGTCACGCGCCCAACAGGCCTGACCACCTTCGATGCGGTTCATGTCATCATCGTAGCACGCTTTCAGCACACCGCCCGGATGTTTGTGCCAAGTTGACAGATCAGGACTGGTGTATATCGCGAACAGATTTCTTGGATCTGCTCCCTCTGTTGAGTACGCATAATACTGGCCTGTTTTGTAGTCGTAGATCACATGAGGATCGGCGCCGGGGTGGTTTGCTGAATTGTGAAACTGAGGTGGTTTTGAAGCCAGTGAGGATGCGCAAAGGCACGCGATGGTACTGAAAAGCTTCATTTTGACGGTCGCATCATGATAAGAATATGCGGAGAAGAAACGGAGATTGTAATTGATGACGGTTTTATAGACTatcttgctcttgatgacATTGTTCTTTCCCCTCTTTACTAACCGAAAACCTGAATCGGTCCTAGCAGGAGTGTCATCCTTGATCGACCTCGGTGTAACACGAGGCGAGTCTTCACAACTATCTTCTGAAGCTATTATCAACCATAAACCAATAGGTGTCGTGTGGTTCTGAACCGTTGAAAAGTCTCAATGATTGAATTGGCTTCAACGAAATGTCAATTAAACAGCAAATCTCCCATGCAAGCCCCTAAGACCAGGTTGATCGAGTGATCAATTGGCATTCCAGtgcatcaacatcatgacGTTTCATTCTCCACACAAGCTCATATAGCCTAAATTCTGGGGCCGCGACTAGTCCGCGCAGCCGGGTTACACTTCTCGCACGAGTCAAGGCAAATAGCATTCATCGTTGGAGGCTTGCATATGTTCCGTGGTGTTCTCGCCGTTGTCCTCGCGTCTGTGGCGGTGGCCCAGCCTTTGACAAGTAAAACTCTAACTATCACATTCCGACAATCAGGTTTCTATGACGGTGAGAGTTCATGGTCCTTTGTTGGGCTGGCCGGGAAACAACTTAAGTTCGGCCAAGACTAGGCTGCGAGATTTTGAAAAGCTGGAAGAGATTGGTGATGGCGCTGAGTGGTTCGGAAGAAGGGATATGCTGAGATCTCAGTTCCGATCTTATGGGTCTACTAAGTCCGGGTAGATGTCCCGTCCGCTGAGCGCATCTGAGACATCCATTTCGATCGTAAACTACCATCTGAGGACTGACAATTATCTCAGCTGAAGCTTAACCAGACATGAAGCTGGCAACAATGACCCAGAATCTCTTGGACCTTGGCAGTCACGCAAACCCAATCCTATTCTTAGCACCGCAGCATGGCAATCCTTAATCTTCCGATGATAACTTTTCCCTCATAATCTCTGGAATGACGGTTCAAATAGCTTCAACTCCTTCTAACATAAGCCCATGGCTGAGGAGCTTGGGCCAGAGGTATACATCATCACCCGTCCAACCACTGTAGCTGCAGTTATACGGACCGGTCCGCATTCCAGCCTTTGTGTTATTATCATGAGGAGAAATTGTGATCATCGTGGCTTCAACTGAAACCAAACGGCCTGCAGGTCCAAGGGAACCAGGATTTGAATGAAAACAAATAACGACCTCAGTACCTTGCATGAACGAAAAACCATGAAATTCAAAAGTGAATTGGTGAATTGGTATGGATCTGCAAAAGTATCACTCGTTGTTTGTCCCGCATAGTCCGCATTTGGTATCGTGTCAGTTAACTTCCACAAACTCTACATAGCGCCAAGATGAGGCTGAACGTTTTCGGACTGTAGCTGACGCGGTTCAGTTTGTGATTGGTGATAAGGATATAAACTTTGCCAAGTGAGGATTTGTATCAGCCCCAGAACCAACAGTTCTATGATGCTCAGTTACGGGTTGCGAGTGGATGATCGTACAAACTGGATTGTATAGAAATCGCTCATTTCATGGTCAGAGGGATGCCGTTGAGAATTATAAAGTCAGGAGCCATATCATTGCAAAATCAAGTGTTGCAAAGTAACTCAAGTGAAGACTGCAGTACCTTGAGATAGCAGCAACATGTCTTCGTTTCAGATTTTGTCTCTTATCACAGCAGCTACTTCTGTTGTGGCACTTGCTGGGACACCAAATGTCTACGCTGGTAGTCGCCGAGGCTCATGCTATGATGATGCTGCAGCTGATGACACCTGCTGCTATTCATCACCTGCGAGACTAATTCAGACTCAAGTCTGGGATACACGACCAGTCACTGGACCTTTAGGTGAGTCTCTGTCCCCCACATGAACAAGTCGGCTGTCTCTAACCTCTTCATCAGACTCATGGACTGTTGGTGGACTCTGGCCAATCCACAACGACGGCTCCCTCCCTACCCACTGCGACACCAACCGCACATACACAAACATCACACAAATCCTCTACCATGCAGGTGCTGAAGATACCATTGACGATATGAACCAACTCTGGGAGTCACCCGATGGTGATAACGACGAGCTCTGGCAAGATCAATGGGCTAAGCATGGCACATGCTTCAGCACCTTGAGCCCGGAGTGCTTCAGCCACTATGAAGTCTCCGAAGAAGCAGCCCCGTACTTCAAAAAAGCCATGTCTCTCCACAAGAGGCTGCCGACGTATGATTGGCTTCGTGACGACGGCATTATTCCTTCATATTCCATGTTTTATCGGCTCTCAGACATCCAAGATACTCTAGAggatcatcatggctcccGCGTGTCACTTCGCTGTGCCGGACAAAGAATACGGGAGATTGGGTATCACTTCAATGTCACAGGGACTTTGCAAGATGGCTTCTTTACTGACTCTGGCGCATTCGGCGATTTGGGAGATTGTCCAGAGCTGGTGTTGTATGAACCGAAGGGGGAAACCAAGAAGGCAATTTTTAACTTTGAGACGTTTCATCCGCATACCGCTGCGGATGTGGAGGACCTTTAGCTCAGTCCATCAGTATACTTCACCTTAGCTTAGATACCCTTTTAATAAATTCCGTATGTAATCACATACTTTACTTAAGAACTAGCAGCCAATCAAGTGCCGTTTCCCAGTTCTCGATCGTTCTTTTCAACGTTATCCGCCCTGGAAATAGTCCAAGATTACGGGCAACTTCTTGCCTTTGTCGAGACTTGTTCCAACCAAAGGTCAGGCTTTGGAGTTGATTCAGTATGCAGATATAAGTCAACATCGGACAACTTCATATCAGGATCACGGAATGTGGGCAATAGATGCAATGAAGGCCAACTCAGCTACTCAATCCAGAGGAAACATACCCCAGTCTACAATATCTCCGAAACCTCACCATCGGATTATCGGCTTGCTTCAGCCAAATATCTCCACCAGTCACAACCTCAAAACCTGCTGTTTCACCCAAACAACGCTGACAGACCCAGATAATATCCATGCATGTTTTCAGGCCGCGTATAAACACGACAGCTGCCGTTGAGCTTGAGCCACTTTATCCTTGCTAGAATTGACCAAGGGGCGAGCGCTCCACCAAGAGAATCATGGATATCTCCACTATGGCATGTTTCGAAAACACGTCTTCAATTTCTTTGAAACAAAGGAGAGAAATTGTCGTATATAAGGTCTCCGAATATCTGGGAGCTACAGTCTTATCTTGACACAGCCAGACTATCAATTTCTTGTCGCCAAGACCTCAAAACCTCACATCACTCATCATGTATCCTCTCACTACACTAGCTTCGGTCCTTGCCGTTGCAGGCGCCGTTACTGCTACTCTTGAGCCTGCTCAGAGCAACACCAAGGGCAAATACCCCAAGAGCCCATCATGCTCTCGTGCGTCAACCTCATCCCCGCTGATATCCTATACTAACACTACAGCCAGCATCCAAGACCTCCAACGCCATCCAGGCCGCTGAATGTGCCTACAACACCCGTGTCTCTGGCCAGCAGAcctttgccatcttcaaggtCGATCACCAATATGATGCCAACAACGGTGCTCCCTACGGTACCTGCGAAGCTTACGAATGTGATGCGCCTACTTCCGACGAGCTCACTGCTGATGCGGATTACTGGACCTTTTTCTGGAAGTAGGTGTTCTAAAACAAATGTTTTATAGTACGGATCTGACGATTAGTAGCGACAACGGAGAGTCTTCTGGAGTTGGGACAACCTGTATCAAGGATCCTAATGACGGAACATGTGGCTGTGAGAACTCTGACGGTACTTTTGTTCATGGCGGAACGAACTGCAAATAGACTGTCAATCCCTGAGCAAGATTCACATCGCTAGGTTGGTTGAAAGATGTGCTTGCACCAATAAGAAGATCGACAGCTTCTTGGTACATACGATTTCCAATTAATACATGATATATAAACCTTTTTTTCCAGGATCTTTCATGAATGTGAGGCCTAAGTACGCGCTGCTGTAGCGGATGGCCAATGAACAAGCATGTAGAATGCTAATCGTTCAATTGAGTTGAGGACCTAGTACCTAATATGGCAAATTGTTTCATAAAAGCAAAAGAGCTGGCAAACCTTCGAATGTCATTTTAAACATAACGAGCTCTAGTGCTTCACAGCATTAGGCCCGTTGACGGGCAGTCTCCACATTTGCACTAGCTTTAGGGTAGTGGAGTCAGACTGGGCACCGTCGGCGAACAGCTACCTCGACATGGCATTATTCTTGTCGACATCAGCCTTATTGAAACCTGATCGTCGCACTTAACAGCTCTAAAACCGGCACCGCAATGATCGATCTTTGCACAGACCCTTTCTTAAACCTCCTGTACAAGCGAGTGTCATGAGTGCCGTTTCATCTGCACCGGCTTCAATTAGAGGGCGATCACTCAGCTCGAATTTGCGGGGAAGTAAATGATGTAACTAATTAGCCTCAGGGTCGGCCATGTTGGATTGGGTTTATGCTACATAGTACGACTTGCTGGAATTGCCACAACTTTACAAACGCTAGAGGACTTGTTAAGAACTTGTTTTATCTCATTGAAATCGTTTCGCAAGTGTGTCACGCCGGAAATACTCTTCGCCAAACCCAAGCCAGATTGAGTGGTGTCAAGTCATGAGAGGTACTTCAGCACTCTACCTTAGCTCAGCCATCAGCCGCCAAAGGCTGGATGTACAGTCCAGCTGACATTTCAATCCTGGCCCTCAACTACTAGAGTCCGTTAGTGTCGATTTCAGCACCGACATAAGCGACAATTCGAGGGATCGCCTCAGGGGATAAAGCCGACTCCTCAGTTTGGAGTCATGAGTCTCGGCACGAGCCGCACCCGATTCGTCTCTATCCTGACTCTGCTACTGTGCAGCGCGGCAAACCTGAAAGCAGTATCCTCATTGCAATGGAAGATCCCAATCTTTTGGTTGTGCTAACGGCTAGCTGTGGCTTGACGATCCGGTTGCTAGCGGGGAGGGATTATCCTTAGGAAAGCGGGTGACGAACCGAGTCGTTGGGAAGCCAAATGACCTGCGCCATAACCTAATTAcgtttcttttcttgtcttcGTGTGAATGTTGATAATATGCTGAAGGCGGTGAGAAGAGTGGCTTCGTAGGCGAAATGAAAATGCCACGATACAAGAGGAGTCCTTGAAGACGATGGATAGAGTTTGAGTGATGTCTACCGCTCGAATATGAGGGCTCAAAGAGGCTGGATTGCCACGAAATGAATCGATTCGCTACAATGCAATTGGACGCACTCTAGACACTGCTCCCTCAAACTCTCCCTGCTTGACTCGTTCAAAAGTCTCAGCCTCACCACATAACCGCCGATCTCTAGCCACTCACGACCACCAATTGGTTGATGCGCAACCCTTTAATCGATAGGTCACTTATCAGCTAACGCAGAACGTCACTTGGCACGCAGATCTTGTTACCCAATATTCCAAGAAAAAGCAGCACATAGAAAAGCAAAGCCACGAGCACGACTCGGAACCTACAGCACACAACAGCACGGTTCTTAACCGCTGACGGCAGTGAAGGCGCCTCTTTCGGTCTGGAATCTGCCGACGCGGGGAAAGGCTTGAACTACTTTGGGGATTAGGGGCGAAAGAGGCACTCTTAGGGTTCTCCCCATTGGTTGATGCTACAGTAGACGGTACTTGTTCACACTCAGACATTGCTGATCGAGTTACGTCAATGATACATTATGACCCGACGTGCATGAAGAGGCTTCAGCTAGCATCTCAACAACTCCCAATCATCAGCCTGCCGCTACATATCGCCCTGCATGTGCCCTCGGCCAAATCTTTGCTTTTCTCACCTCTAGTCTATGATGTCCTTCTCTAAATTTCTTTCCCTCTTATGCATCTCCAATTCCTTAACCATGAAAAATATGACCCGAGATATCACGCCCAAATGATTTCCCATCTGACATGCCATGTTAACCCTCCTCTCTCCCCACTACAACGCTCAGGAGGTTACAAGAGGCGACCTTGTCATCGCCTCGGCGGCGTTCGGCTTCACACTTGGTTTTGGATGGTTGACTGCGTTTAAGGCCATTAGGCAGACCTGGCAGGTGTATCAGCGCCATGGCCGGCGAGTGTTTCGAAATGCGTATATTATAATGGTCTGGGGGGAGTTGACGGTCTGTACGATTTTTATGGTTATTTGTATCTTGCATTTACTGGGCGTTATACCCCCAAGGTTAGTTGTCCCATATTGGGCGATGAGAATGTTTACTGACATTAACTACAGTTTTGCATTTTATTTTACAATTCGTAAGTTTTCAGTCTCTTCAATATGAATTTTACTGACCGCTTCTCAGTTACGACATGGGCTCTTCAGGTACGAATTTCAAAGTCATCCGCGCGAACCGCCAAAATTAACCCTCTCCCGATAGGTCCAATTCCTTCTCCAAATCATCGTCAATCGCTGCGGCATCCTCCTCACCAACAAAAAGAAAGCCTACCGCCTCAAAGTCCTGATCGGTACGCTCATAACGGCCGTTAATATTTCTGTCTATTGCATCTGGATTCCGGCGCGATTGCAAGTATCTGAACGATATATCCACATCAACGAGTGGTGGGATCGATGCGAAAAAGTCATCTATCTTATTGTCGATGGCTGTCTGAATTTCTACTTCATCCACATCGTTCGTAAAAATCTGATAATTCATGGCCTTACGAAGTATAAGAGGTTAACGCATTTCAATATGTTTATCATTGGATTCTCCTTGAGTATGGACGTCCTTATTATTGCCATGATGAGTTTACGAAATACCTTTGTGTACGTCCATTACCTCAGCTCACGAAAAGCATGCTGATTGTTCACAGATATATGCAATTTCACCCACTAGCATACACTGTAAAATTACACATCGAGATGTCAATGGCGGATCTCATCGGCAAGATCGCTCGCGATAAGCATTGTGGCATTATAGCTGAAGGCACATTTTCGAGTAGGGTTAGCAACGGGACATATCATCTAGAGGATGTTCAAGGGTTAGATAGCCAAACGAGGCTAGCAGAACAGGGGGACAGAGGAAGTGTTTCGAAACCCAGACGGATGTTTCGCTCTTATTCACGGCGGACCGGAGAGTATGACAGAGATGACTACCCAGAACCATGTTGATAGCGATATACAATCAGCCAAAATATAACGATACGTTGAATAGAAACTGTGTAGAAGACTCATATTCCTGCAAAGAGCATTCCATGAGGATAAAGTCAATTTCGTTGCCTTTGTCCTCATCTAATAACCCTAATGACTAGCCAGCTTTGAGTTCACAACCCTCTATCTAATAAGTCTCAATAGAGTCAATATCCAACTCCTCAGTCCGTCGTCTGATAAGTAGCTTAGCCTGGAGATCAGGCAAATAAGCCATCCCGAAACCCGACGGCTTAGGAACTACGCCATCCGCCAACTTCCAATCATACTTCAACAGCATATGACACAACGcgatcttgatctcattcGCCGCAAAGAATCGGCCAGGGCACGCATGATTGCCATGGCCAAAGCCCAGGTGGTCAAAACTGGTGCTGACAAGATGAGGGTGCTTGTCCTGCTCAGATGCCTCCCGCATTCGCAAGAAACGATAGCCGTCGAATTTTGCAGCTTCTTCATAGTAATCGCCGTTCCACATGTGAGTTGTATCGCAGACAAtcttttctcctttcttGATCACATCGCCATTTGGAAGAGTGATGTCTGCCATAGCCTGCCTTCGGAAGGAGCCTTGAAAGTTGGTTAGACGCAAGATGTAGATTGTAGAATACTTGGTGAACTACTTACCGAGTAGAACTGGTCGTAATCTCTGAGACTCTTTGATGACACTATCCATGAGCTTCAGATTGTACAGGGCTGTCTTCTTGAGTCCCTCTGTAGTCAACACATCCATGATCTCTTCGCGAAGAGGCTGGAATAAATCAGGATGCTGGGCAATGTTGAAAAGCGTTTCCATAAGCAAATCGGACGTTGTGTGGATAGCCACGAGTGACAATGAGATTTGTAGGAGTGCTGGGTTACGTGTAGAGCCTTCTTTCTTGTACCATTCAATCGAATCGTCGAAAGGCGAGGGCTTTCCCTGTGCTTCAGCCTCTGCTGAGATAACGCTGCGACGCTCAAGATGGGGTTTCAGACATTGGATTGCTTCGGCCAATTTCTTGCGAAGCGTCCAGCAAGATGGAAGTAACCAATGCACAAAGGGTCGTGACCATCGAGGATACGTCCGTAGAATGTCACCCGTCTTGAAGGACTGGACGGTGTAGTCACCGCTGGCTCTGACCCATTCGTCGTCGCGGCAGAGGGATTCACCCATGAATACTCGTGATGACATACGCGATACGATACGGACGATGTCGTGTTGAGGGTACATTTCATGCCATTCTACAACGTCCGGCAAAATTAATCTCTGTTCGACCCTGGAGGTATTTGATGAGGATATTTACCAGTGGAGTCCGTAAGAACTTGACGAAAGGCCAGAGATGCTTCCTCCGAGAGTGGTGCTGTGAGCTTGGCTGAGCCAAAAGAGTCAGTATGCCATAGGCCAAGGATAACCAGGAAACCCACTTAAAGATTTGGTCAGGTACTTGGTAACAACTTTCGAAATGTTTGGGTCAGAAACAAAAGGATCAAATCCGGGAATATATGCGTGAGAGTCCTGCTGAATCAGTTACTGCGATTATCGAGCCACTATGAGAAGTGAAACGTACATCTTCAGCAGGAATCGTAAAGTCTAGCTGCTTGTGGCTTTTCAGCGCATCGAGAAACTTAGGTGGAATCACGACCACTTTTCCCCAGTCTGTATAAGCTCTGTACGGTTGGTCCTTGTATAAAGCCCTGCCATTTGTGAGAATATTCTTGCTGTCGGCAATGAAGTCCTGAGTTGCACGGTTGCTGGTGAGCTCAAGTGACTTTTTCGGATTCAAGACCGGGAACTTCGTAACATGGCCGAGTAAAGAGTATCTTATGACGAAGAGAGTGAATAAAGTGACGCCGCAAAAGATGGCATAGTGGGGGTTGCCCAGAAGGAGATCTAGATAGGACGCCATGAGATGATTGGCAATTACTGAACTCTTCGATTGTTCTGTCCTGAGCTTGATGAATAGATATTCCTCTCATAGTGTATAAATTTTATACTTCAAGATCCGATATATGATCGACAGAACTGAATCTATATTGGCGTAGATGATCTGCAGTTAGTGCCGCCCGAAGGCCCGAAGCTCATGTGACGGGGACCTTCAAGGGCCCGACCCCGAGGCCACTGCCAACTACCGATGCATCTCAAGCTGATATTTCGTAAAGCCTTGGCGAAATTACTCTCTGAAACAAACACGCTCCGGTTGAATGACTCGGTTCAGTGGGTGATGTAACGGTATCGACGCATATGCATGCAATGCGGTGGAGAGGAGGGCATCTTGATCAGGACAGTTTATGTGCACGGGCATGACCGTTGTGGACCCGTCGTATTCGTTTGGCGGCCATCGACCAGTCCCGAGCAGTTTCCTGAATACTCGCTGTTGAGATATGATGATTCATGGCATTGCTTTGCAAATAGTCCCATCTTGGTTGGCCCAGTGCATCAGAATTGTCTCATGTTGGGCTGCAGTCTGCAGCTGGGCGTCTATATGAGCAAGTTCCGCGGACTTCATATACAGCCCGAGCCATTCACAAATGCCAGTTCTATGGATACttgtttggtgttgagacAGAAGGAGCCCGAAGTATTGGAAGCTAGTCTTCTGACTCTTTAGGTGGTCAAGACCTATCTGGTGATATGAAGCTTATGATGTAGCTTAGCGAGATATATCAAGATAATGAGGGAAAATTCGAGTGGCGCCAAGACCGGTAGCTGAGTAGCCAATATCACAGGTCAAGTCTAAAGTACCAGGAAAATGATATCAGCCAGTTGAATTCCAAGAACGGCTAATTTACCCCCTCATATTGCCTATACCCATGACTTCATACTGGACGAGGAGAAGCGACACCGGCTTCTGTAACTTTACGGGGAAAAGGAAACGAGCTCTCAAATGCCCCGATCTGCAGTCCTGTGAACCTTATCGAGTTGGTACCTCATCACACCACCGTATTTTATTGGCCTACAAGTTCCTAACTCAACCTTTCAACTATTTCGACCCCGGGTTAGGGCTTTCAAGATCTTGTTTGCATGGGATTATTGGATCCCCTGCAGTGGGGAGAACGTCTGTTAGCAAAGTTCTTATAGGGTTGATCCTACATACCACAGCTCATGAATCAGGAGCTTGTCTTCTCGTTCTTAAAGACCACACAACTACGGCAGTGACTGCGTAGAGAGACTGTAGTTGGAATAAGCAGGTAGGCTACATAGACTCGAACTGTGTATACTCACCCCGCATATGTAGTAAGGAACGCCTCCTGCGAGGAATGGTAGGTCTTCGTTAATACTCCACTGATAGATCGGGTATAGAACCCCAATCCCGAGCAATGTTCCTGCGCTCTCGATTGATGCCAAGGTCATAATGACAGT belongs to Fusarium oxysporum Fo47 chromosome V, complete sequence and includes:
- a CDS encoding glycosyl hydrolase, yielding MKLFSTIACLCASSLASKPPQFHNSANHPGADPHVIYDYKTGQYYAYSTEGADPRNLFAIYTSPDLSTWHKHPGGVLKACYDDDMNRIEGGQACWARDWYWAPETYYNEKTGWYFFFFAGRLREDLAKDYFRYSDFEEPSKIGVAVSRSPTGPFREIESKPIDYYPFDPDYHDVNLIMDEKQMLPPQSLAKGQTAPKGTYIPTIDVNIFFDTDERIYLYLSRNAYRNWNWDKKLGKYIEESNIIVVEMERAWWDDPKASTMPQIIASQRNIHAKDAPKLPSNITSYNGTGEIGSPPRKDGWKTVISYGADPQEWENFHVDDYKKYNGTKKDRRWAEGSTAITRPGKDGKPIYLLTYSANNYEASNYGVGFATAKSPFGPFRKSSNNPILSQKPDAEIPIYSTGHGSIVASPAKHNKKAGAQEVTLRTPPGAELFYVHHARNSTERDRSIYTTRMTLDESAVYFGTNDALSMDLTPLDQPLPKNTYPIKMDAECSDSKKRGREYQIRVESKPGAPFDILEGTNRVVALPGNTVATSVKADRHEGSFVLSFDNKIVKELAYQRLSVDGSWATVTKKRVSYR
- a CDS encoding ribonuclease T2-like protein, whose protein sequence is MSSFQILSLITAATSVVALAGTPNVYAGSRRGSCYDDAAADDTCCYSSPARLIQTQVWDTRPVTGPLDSWTVGGLWPIHNDGSLPTHCDTNRTYTNITQILYHAGAEDTIDDMNQLWESPDGDNDELWQDQWAKHGTCFSTLSPECFSHYEVSEEAAPYFKKAMSLHKRLPTYDWLRDDGIIPSYSMFYRLSDIQDTLEDHHGSRVSLRCAGQRIREIGYHFNVTGTLQDGFFTDSGAFGDLGDCPELVLYEPKGETKKAIFNFETFHPHTAADVEDL
- a CDS encoding cytochrome P450, with product MASYLDLLLGNPHYAIFCGVTLFTLFVIRYSLLGHVTKFPVLNPKKSLELTSNRATQDFIADSKNILTNGRALYKDQPYRAYTDWGKVVVIPPKFLDALKSHKQLDFTIPAEDDSHAYIPGFDPFVSDPNISKVVTKYLTKSLTKLTAPLSEEASLAFRQVLTDSTEWHEMYPQHDIVRIVSRMSSRVFMGESLCRDDEWVRASGDYTVQSFKTGDILRTYPRWSRPFVHWLLPSCWTLRKKLAEAIQCLKPHLERRSVISAEAEAQGKPSPFDDSIEWYKKEGSTRNPALLQISLSLVAIHTTSDLLMETLFNIAQHPDLFQPLREEIMDVLTTEGLKKTALYNLKLMDSVIKESQRLRPVLLGSFRRQAMADITLPNGDVIKKGEKIVCDTTHMWNGDYYEEAAKFDGYRFLRMREASEQDKHPHLVSTSFDHLGFGHGNHACPGRFFAANEIKIALCHMLLKYDWKLADGVVPKPSGFGMAYLPDLQAKLLIRRRTEELDIDSIETY